The following proteins are encoded in a genomic region of Salvelinus sp. IW2-2015 unplaced genomic scaffold, ASM291031v2 Un_scaffold2502, whole genome shotgun sequence:
- the LOC139025318 gene encoding uncharacterized protein, which yields MPTATNRHRTGQINPTYRPHDPNHPITITATTNHPTPHRPHHPTTTIYPTLHATVQHQSHQSPPTLPHTHHLPLSPQTDHLTTTKPPSITPTPQSPRTTTTQPSTATHQPYPTRNHSVPRTITHTIRPTPSPPHHSPHPHHPTVPITPTLHPTITSTPNHPHTIGHHTNHSTLPAPPSPPNLTPTPHTITPTPHPPFIPTLPTITHTHHPTSYHTPPRPPPTPHITHIHITPTPTSIRPHSAHSPPHPRNLTPQPYHPTPSPHTITVTPSPPHHQAPITPLNSHPHTNHTPYITSHTPPTTHPHHHQPPHHPTPHHYPHTTDTQNTTPSPPNYHPTPSPRHTTPPHHHPTPSPPHHHTTTHTITPTPSPH from the coding sequence ATGCCCACAGCTACCAACCGCCACAGAACAGGCCAAATCAACCCCACATACCGACCCCACGACCCAAATCACCCCATCACCATCACCGCCACAACCAATCACCCCACACCACACCGGCCACACCATCCCACCACTACTATATACCCCACACTGCATGCCACCGTCCAACACCAAAGTCACCAATCACCCccgacactaccacacacacaccacctacccTTGAGTCCACAAACCGATCACCTCACAACTACCAAACCGCCATCCATCACCCCCACACCGCAATCACCCCGCACAACTACCACCCAACCATCAACCGCCACACACCAACCATACCCCACACGTAACCATTCGGTCCCCCGCACCATCACCCACACCATCcgccccacaccatcacccccacaccattcaCCCCACCCCCATCACCCCACAGTACCCATCACCCCCACACTCCACCCCACCATCACCTCCACaccaaatcacccccacaccatcggCCACCACACCAATCACTCCACACTACCCGCCCCACCCTCACCTCCCAACCTcaccccaacaccacacaccataaCCCCCACACCACACCCCCCATTCATCCCCACACTACCCACCATCACCCACACACATCACCCCACATCATACCACACACCACCAcgaccaccacccacaccacacatcacccacatcCACATCACCCCCACACCCACATCAATCCGACCACACTCAGCCCACTCACCCCCACATCCCCGCAACCTCACCCCACAACCAtaccaccccacaccatcaccccacaccatcacggTCACACCATCACCGCCACACCATCAGGCCCCAATCACCCCACTCAACAGTCACCCCCACACCAATCACACCCCATACATCACCTCCCACACACCACCTACCACTCACCCCCATCACCATCAAcccccacaccaccccacaccccATCACTACCCCCACACTACCGACACTCAGAACACCACACCATCACCCCCCAACtaccaccccacaccatcaccacgACACACtacacctccacaccatcaccccacaccatcacccccacaccaccacactaccacccacaccatcacccccacaccatccccaCACTAA